The Triticum aestivum cultivar Chinese Spring chromosome 5A, IWGSC CS RefSeq v2.1, whole genome shotgun sequence genomic sequence TTTTACTGGTATAATTAAGTATCATCCAAAGCTTTTTCCACGGTATGCTATGCTATACACAGGTCAACGGACTCATGGCCAAGGGTATGATCCGGTCCTCGTACACCGGCGTCGGAGGCAACGTATACATCTGCACCGCCCGTGTCGGGCGTTTAAAGACCTGGAGAATAACCCGGAGGGTTTCTGCTTGAACCGCCGGGACCATATTGAGTCGCCAGACACATAAACCGCCTCTGTCGCGACGAACAGATCATCCGTTGTCCGAACAAAAAACATTCAGTGATATCCATCTAAATCTAGTTTCTTGGTATATATTGTTTTTATCAAGGGAACAATTACTTTGGACCGAATATTAtgatatgcaggacaattattcattataaaacatggtttataccatgggtacggaGTACGCGCTGGCAACGTCCTGCCCGGTGGTCGTCCGTGCCACATTACATGGTGGATGGACGCGTACAAGCTGCCGCCCGTGCAGCCCGGTCTACATCGATTAGCCGGGACTACGCCtgtgattgactcgcccgtccgctctcGCAGCCAGTTTACGCGTGCGCGCCGGTTTACAAACGTTGCGGACGATTCTCCCGTCCGCACCGGcgtacaatgccgcggccgacttaTCTGTCTGAGCCACCTCTGATGCTACGGTCGTCTTTGTCGTCCAtgtctcgcggcctggtctacatcaacatactgggccgcacttgtctggatgaACTGTTTATTgactatgagcaagtcactacttgggaagcccggttttcttccaacaaattggaggtaaattatcatatattatcagccgccgtctgcactggatggttcaatgggtaggtgcacaagtcgccgccactacagtttgattaacttcaaatcgccagttggaaggaaccattggccgagttgctgacacggctcatatgggatcatttacaacccgcctcagtcacctcaaccttctatggattcacatcgtgctatcaacaccgatgatatacaagttatgccggtttatatcacggtcaaatatggagagtctcaagccaactcctcgagtcacctttgagactcgggggctacgatgacatgactcagcgatcttgccagtttcaggaaatttaagaaccccaggacgatagagggaaagataacccagtcctggaggctactgttatattgatgaaaatttaaaggccgtcagaaaatttccggtttagaaagtatatgacagttacaaaatcccggctcaatgaagaaaatccgggtcatcagaaaggattccgatttaaaatccggctcaagggaagtcagtctgactgcagctctcaaatatccggtttacagtccggttcaagagaaatctattctcccacaaggctctgaagcgctcaaatccggtttaacaatgtccggttcaaaaaagaattaacttctcgcaagttcgagtttaaaggccgtcagaaaatttccggctgaaaatgaagattccggtttaaaatctggttcaagggaaagatatctcccacaaagctttgaagctctcaatatccgattTAACATCTGGTTCAaaaaggatttatctcttgcaaaaaattaaaaattgccgaagaggacctgctgccacgatgcgcggttcaaacatgggtatcccgtcTTACTGGCCTgccatattattgatcacatgggggtgtctgcttcataaagcggggtctctgttcttttacatcatgcgtggttacacggagttgttctattttaaagcggcctccggtttaccccttgaaaattttataaacatcacttgggggcttggtcgtgtccgaaccaatgcaatacctcttgataggcgagagccaccagatcacttggggacttggtcacgtctgaaccagtcatgcctcttgatcggcctaaggccacagaatcacttgggggcttggtcgaacccgaaccattgccatgccacttgatcggcataaatgccacggtttcatttggggacctggctgacttgaaccatagctacacctatcgggagcttggtcgtgtccgaccatggtaacgccatctgatcagctcaaataagcctctttttgcaaatggttttatcattgcctttgcttcaatattttccttgataattgtttcttttatttttgttgcgtttttaaaccgacaaagttttaaacCGGCCCAAACTGTcaaattacaaattgacggaacacggtcaaatcttaatccggagactatctgcccggtttgattttctgttaccatcctattatggagtaaaccggtgtttatcacagcccgcatggttttatcataaaccggcacaatatgtaaggagttatcagtacttaagattggggttatcacctttactacaaaaagttggtaaaaccaacaatgtgattcaatgtcacaggtattatctatttcatatttgattattcttaagggcagccttggttataaacccgggttatatgttgggcattatgacccgtccggcggtaaaccgccaggacactttaaacttgtatatgcagaaacaggtttgttaaaccggcctggctttggactataagtcgcctgtatatatatatttggattgcgccattggaatcatgcgcttataaatcattgggttatattattcaaatagccaaacttggctgaatttccattatgatgttgaatgaataaggttttcatatcggattatgttatcttgaatagccaacatggctgtaTTTTATTATgattattaataaccggtattattgaggttttccaagtcgctttagcgcaatggcgattatattatcaatggatatggtttattctacaatgaaaggaatagtcccgagtcgctgcaggcttacaacccggcacttgggggctacattattcaaatcgagattacatgcaagtctcatgtcgctgcaagcatgcatcatgacacttgggggctaatgccaagTCATTTTtggtcttattgaagacccgactcatcatattataatgagccggcccttgggggctaccaattgctcatgtcaacaattcaaggtacacagattttcatctattattgaaggatccacggctcagttggtaaagcacaaggcttttaaccttgtggacgtgggttcaagccccatgacgggggttacatcatatgatgttattttcattgaagaatatatcaagtcccagctcaatattatcttattgagccggcccttgggggctacactgattgaagttttataagcaattacaagtcccaggttgctgcaagcatgacaacccggcacttgggggctacatatatggagtattcagtttatatggtTGAGATGAACtaatcggatttcttcaaggttgaaacacttattggagcaagtcttaaattATCACTATATtctcttcttaagacttgggggctacaggcattatgcatataaaggaggaacatcttcaatttattagttttgagcaaatcaggaagatcaattacatgacccggtgtcgacaacaattatgacccggtgccatcaatatttataaaccggccattttggtaaaTATTAAACCAGCAAGTTTTatatcttcaaaccggctgaatatcagataagtattttcagacccgTATTTCTTAAACCGGTGCTTTGGGAGCCGAGttaaaggagttattcttcacaatatttctcggtgacaaaccaatgtcggcaaattgattatgaagctggtctgttgacccggatttcccagaaggaggaaataacaaggacttaaggatgatcaggtaccggtttacaaaaattcttaacccggagcataacctgtcaaatttgttcttgtgtttattttgcagcataagtttaccatgaataaatccaagctaaacttgggggctaatgtcggggatataccccgcggcgtaaaccggccggaagtataacccggccggactaggcgtttcaatggtaaaccgccagaggattggcggtttacatgattggcggtgtaaaccggccggaagttaacccggccggacttggcggattATCTGAAGACCCCCTGACAcatggcgagttactggcgacccgccttgacctggcggtttacaagcaacccacctggtcattatgactcactggtgatccggcgtgcgggacagacagatgacaaggcccaaaacctagaaggccggttcacgtttaatggtgggccggtttaagaggaaaggaaggaggaatattatcttacaaggagctaagacctggacttctatccggtttgtattagagatagactagtcctaatcctaataggactccacatgtaaaccgccccttcaacatatataaggaggggcagggctccccaaaagggggagaagattcacaagttccacaggttggacaagttaggtttagacaatagctctcgaaatagagcactcttgtaaccgtgatcatgatcatcaatatcaatgaagcaggatgtaggcttttacctccaccgtgaggggccgaacctgggtaaaacatcgcgtctctcgtcccgctcaacccctctcaagctaccacatagatgcgttggcctcgcgactaagttctgacactaaggacatctgccgtgacagttCCACGACACTCCCCCCttagcgcgccctcctccttggccgtccgccttcccctagctcctttatatacgggggcagggggcaccccaaagacacaacaattgatcgattgatctcttagccttgtgcggtgccccctccaccacaatccacctcggttatatcatagcggtgcttaggcgaagccctgcgacggtagcttcatcaacatcgtcaccacgtcgtcatgctaacgaaacttttccccgagctctactggatcgtgagttcgcgggacgtcaccgagatgaacgtgtgttgaacgcggaggtgccgtatgttcggtactgaggatcggtcgatcgtgaagacgtacgactacatcaaccgcgttgtcataatgcttccgcttaacggtctacgagggtacgtgaacgacactctcctctctcgttgataggcatcaccatgatcttgcatgtgcgtaggatttttttaaaattactacattccccaacatgttTAGCTTGCTTTGCTCTTAGtatcacacttgcaattgttaggctcaccttcatattccacattattgcctaaaaattgctaagtaAGTTAaattttgtaattgtacctattcaccccccccctctaggcccatctcgatcctttcacttgTCCTTCTAGAATCTAATTTTCGAGCCACCCTTAATCGAGAAGGAACCATAGTGGAAGAAACATTTCTTCGTTGCCATTAGACCCGCCCAAAAGTGAGAGTCCCCAGGCTTGCAGTATACTTGTGATGTCGCCTTTGAACCCACATATTTTCTCCTTCGGAGGAtttgccatacaccatcttccgTCAATAACTTAAACAACCATTTGCGGAGGGGAGGCACTACTCTTAatcaaggtcatgaatgcccaacccgccttggtcCTTTGGACGGCAAACCACACTTCATTTAGCCAGCTGATATTTCTTTCTCTCTCTATGTCCTTGGCAAAACAATCTCGATCGATAGTAATCCAATCAATCTATGTAATACTCCTTTCGACaactggaagaaggaaatcatatatagtaccatgttactcggtactgaatttatgaggatcAACCTTCCACCCAGAGATAGCAGTTTGCCTTTCCAACTACTCAGTCTTTTTCCTAGCCTCTCCTTGACGTGTTTTCATTCAAcatttgtgagtctccgataatATATCGGTATCCCAAAATAAGTGATCGGAAACTGGCCCAACCCGCATCCAAACAGGTCAACATACACATGGGCCTCGTCTTCAGCCTCGCCAaaacaaaacaattcacttttatgaaaattaacTTAAGCTCtgagagttgctcgaatgctgataaAACTAATTAGATTTCTtgctttctcgaggtcatgatccatgaaaagaattgtatcatcggcatattgaagGATAGAGAGACCACCATGAGTTGTATAGTTCACTACccatcaatttggccatcaactttggcacgctcaatcatgaccattaacatatccgccactatattgaatagcatgggcgataCTGGATCATCTTGTCGCAATCATTTCTTCGTTTGAAAATAGTTGCCAATATCATCATTGATTTTAATAGCAACACTATCTCTAATCATGAAACTATGGATCATTGCGCACTACTACGTAGAAAATCCTTTCATTACAAGAGTTTCAAAGTCAATATTAGAAGAGGCAAAACGAAGCCGTACATACGCGTACGTTCGTCGTGCCGCAGTGCGACGGACATGAACGCATTGACGAACTGTTCTTCGTCCCGACACGTGCCGCGCAAGCGAAGCGCTGCCGTGCCGGCAGATTGCTGTCTGTCACCGGCGTAGTAGGACAGCAGGCACCGGCATGCGGCGACACCACCTAGagcgcgcgcgccgccgccaccgctgcgccCACCTGGCGTCCATGCACCCATCTCCATCGCTCGTGGCAAGCTCTAAATTGCCACGCGCGCCCTGCAAGGCTCCTGCCGACTGATAATCTCCGGGAAGGAAAGGCGCCAGGCAACAGCTTCCGTGACCGTGACCATGCCCTGCGACGACAAGTGCGGCTGCGCCGTGCCGTGCCCGGGCGGCGCCGCTTGCAGGCAGGCACCCACCGTGACTCCAATCTCTCTGCAGCCAGCAGTAGCTTGCTTACTTACTCGAGGGGTCGCGTACCTTTTGCTAGATCTGACGTGTGTCGGTGTGGGCAGGTGCGCCGGGaagaagcagagcagcggcggcggcggggcggtgccgGTGAACCCCGCGGCCGTGGCGCACACCACCTGCACCTGCGGCGAGCACTGCTCCTGCAGGCCGTGCGCCTGCGGCAGgctcggctccggcgacggcgccgGCAGGGCCGACTGCACCTGCGGCCCCACCTGCACCTGCGTCGTCTGCACCGCCTGATCAACCCATCCATCGTACTCGTAGCGTACCGTGTGTCTGTTGCTTCAGATGTACCACCAGTGTTACCTGCTCTGTTCAGTCTACTAATGGCATGAATAAGAATCCTTCATCTTCAGTCTCCCTGTGCATTTTCTCTGGACAGATATCTTCGGTATCCTTCCACGCACAAGCGCACACACACAAGCTTAGTTACATCtcccactcactcactcactcactcaccaGCATCTCATCACAAATCCGGCAAAAGCACTCCGAAGAAACACAAGAAGAAGAGAGAAAAACACACCCCAAAATGTACTGTACAAGTATGCATGCTCTGAACACCAAGCTCAACCACACAGTCAGTCAGTCAGTCCCCTACGTTGAGCAGCACGTCCCACAGCGTCTCGTCGACCAGCTCCGACAGGATCTCCGCCTCCATCTCCTCGGCTATCCCGTCGACGTCGTCGCGGAACACGCCGCTCCAGGGGGACACGCCCATGTCGCGGCCGATGAGCCCGTCCACCGAGTAGGCGTCGTCGTCGACGCTCGGCGGCTCCAGCCACGTCTGCACGGATCTCCACAGCCCGTCGAGCAGCCTCTTGTCCGCCGACGCTCTTCTCGGTGGCGCCGCGTACCACTTGCTGAACACGCACAGTGTCGTCGAGCCGCGGGCGGCTCCGGGCAGCGCCTCGTTTATCAGGTCGAAGAGGAGGCGGTGGTCGACGTCATGGACGGAAGCGGCTTCCGGAGGTGGTGTCGAGCAGATGACTTGCTCGAACGCCCACTTGGGGATCGGCTTGATCGGTTGGCAGGTTAATGAGAGGTgatcgccggagttctggccgtaCATGCCGGCCACGACGAGGACGGCTCTGATGAAAGCTTTTGTCGGGTGATCCATCTCGGCcgtgtcgtcgtcgtcatcgtcctgGACTGCTGAACTTGCTTGTGGGATTTCTTCAGCTTGATCTTGCTCCAGGCATGAATTGCCTGGTTCTGAGACAACATTTCGTTAGAAACATAACCTCTGAACACTGTTTTGAAGTAAATTCAGACATGAGCAGCAGTTGCTACTACTTACCAGAAGCACTTGAGCTCGCCGCCGGCTTCAACGGGGACCGGTGCTCACCGAAGGAAGCCTCCAACGGCGAGACGGGGCTCGGGTAACCTCCCCGGATCATCAATTCATCTGGCGGGCTGCTGCACCACGACGCCGGGCTCGGCGGCACCTCGGTGGAGTTCTCCTGAACATTCCCATGTCAGATCGATCGCACTCACTCTGAATTCTGAAACAACAGCAAGTGTTCGGTCCCTCACCTGCAGGACGCCGGGGTGGATGAGGACGGAGGGGGCGGTGACCAGCGTGCCCATCGGCGGGAAGTCGTCGAGGAAGAACGATGACGAcgactcgtcggcggcggcggagtggagcTTCTTGCCGAACAGCTTCGCTCTAAGCCCGAGGTTCTGCCGCAGGTTGGACACCTTCCCCTTGATGCCGAACGCATCCTTCCTCCCTTTCGGCTGcctttcctcctccggcgacggcCGCCCGCCGTAGTAGTCCCCATGTCCCTCGTGCTTCAGCTGCACCCGCGCTCCGGCGAGCACCTTTGGCTCCCCCTCCGAAAGGAACTTCGCGAAGTTCCCGGACACCGGCGCCGAGAACGACCTCATCAGGTTCCTCGGCGAGGCCGCGTCGTCGGAGGAGTCGACGACCGCCGCCGTAGCGGAGTTCTTGTACCACCCATGTCTGAAGGACCGGACTTCGGATGACTCGATCGCGCGCTTCTTCTCCTCCTTGCTCCTGATTTTCTTGTCGCCCTTCCTCGCCACGTCGCGCCGCGGACTCGTCGGCTTCGGCCGCGGCTCTTCGTCCCACGGCGAAGACGACGGCGTCGAGGCGGCCGGCCGTCTCCGCTGAGAGCCGAACGGCGGCGGCTGGTCTGCCTCCGGCTCCCTCCTGAGCACGTTCCTCAGCCGGTCGGAGAGCTGCTTCCTTGCGTCTCTGCATATGTAGTCCATCTGGCTCTGCACGTCGCTGCTGCGGTACGACCGCGTCGACTCCGAGCGTAGCAGCGCCGGGTGGTGCATTTCCTTGGTGACGCTCTCCCTGATCTGGTCGGCGATGTTCCGCGCGATCTGCTTCGGGTCGGCGGGGACGTCGGGCCACCGTTCGGCCGCCCTGTCGTCGGGGGCCAAGTGCCCTTCGAGCTCGATCTTGAGCCGCATCTTCACCTCCTCCAGGAACGCCTCCATGTTGTTCTCGTTCTTCATCAGCTCCGGCGAGCCCAGCGACGACTCGTCGACGTCGTCGGCGCTCAGCTCCGGGCAGGGCTTCAGGATCACGATCCTCGTCGGCGACAGcggcttctcctcctcctcgtaatAGAATCTCGAGAGCGGCAGCCTCGCGGAAGAACCGTCGTCCGCGCTCGTCAGAGAGAACGTCCGGCTGCCGGAGATGGACGCGCCGCCGCCCTCCTTGCCTCTTCTTCTCGAATGCGCGTCATTGCCGTGCCTGCCATCTCTCCCTTTGCGATCCTTCTGGTGGTACCTGTAGGGTACGATCTCCGAGCACCTGTCGTCTTCGTCGTGGCCGACATTATGCCGGCTGTCCAGCTCCAGAGCCCTCGACTGCTCCCAAACCTTGCTGGCCTGCCACGCCGCGAAGTCCTTCTTGAACTTCTGCAGCTCCTCCTCCTGTGGGTGCTCCCGCGGCACCGGCTTGCTCCACccatcaccaccacctccaccaccattgcTCCTCTTGGTCAGCTGAGCAAGAATGTCCCtctcgtcgtcgccggcgtcgtcgaagGTGTAAACTTCCTGTTTCGCCGTATGCCGGACAGGATTCTTCTGCTGCGCGAAGGAGACATGCTTGGTCGGCACCGGCCTCGCGACGACCATCTCCTGCCTAGCATCATCCAGGTGGGTGGTGAGCTCGGAGTTCATCGGCGGCGAGTCCATGCCCATCAACCTGGCGATGACGCTGGGCACTCTCTTGTGGCCTTCGTTCGGCCTGAAGGACGCGTCCTCATGGATCAGCTTCTTGATTGGGGCCGAGGATGATTTTGGGTACTGCCTCATGCTGTTGCAAGAGTACTGCAGAGAGTTGTACATGAAACTTTGGTCAGGACACACCACAAAAGCAGTAGTAATCTAGCTAGAAGAACAATGCCAGCAGCTCAACATATGGCCTCCTACTTATTGGAGGCAAAAGATGGCAAGCAATGATGCAGAGAATGGCCAGGTAATTAAGGGGCAACGTGATTGTGCCCAGCAGTAGATGGTGGTCTACTGTTTGTTTGACAGCATTATTAATGGGTGTTTCGTGCTGTCTTCTCGGGCAACAACAGTCAGGTACAAGTACACCTAGCAGCAGAGCTGCCAAGGACGGACGGACAATACATATCATCTGTCAAGAAAGATCTACCCACCTAACTGAAACATGAAATGtttgtgactggaatgaagaagaaaaaaaaaggaattcCAGGTCCTTTTTCTGGAAACAAAATAATTTACCAGACGCATGCATACAGGGGCCAGGGAAGAAAATGATGCAGTGAATTAGTCTGACAGATGGAGAGAATGAACAGGGAAGGGATTGTACTACTCACCGGGACGTCCTCTTGGAAGACGCCGTAGCTGTGGGGCGCCTCCATGGCGAACTCCATGCTGTTCCTCGGAGCATCGAACCCTGCAATTAAGCCCAACCACGATCCATTAAACTTGCTGCGAACCCAATCATGAACCAGGACTGTCACCACCAATGAAAATGGCGTGCAAAGGTATCTGGAAATGATCGGATTCTAAAATTCAGCAAGTGTGTACCTTGGCCCGGCTGCCTCTTGCTGCTGTTGGCCGTCCACTTCTTGGAGGTGCTGGCCTGGGAGAAGTCCAGGTACTGCATCATGGTCACAACTTTCAGAGAGATCCAGCAGTCTGCTTCGGTGGCGAGGCTACTAGGATCTCCGATGGCCGGGTGGGATTGACCTCGATATCCTGTAAAATTTTGCAGGAAATCATGTCATACTCtgaattttcttcttcttcttcttcttcttcttcttctcgggcAGAGTAATCTAGTAGAGATTTCTCATGAGGAAAATTACAGAGTAATCTAGTAGAAATTGGAGAGCAATTGGCCAAAGATCTTTTGTTTATTTTTGCAAGCGTGAAAACAAAATTCAACAAGCAAGGAATTCTCCAAAGAAATAAGCTAGTCAGATTCatgagaggaagcagaggaggagatGAACAGGGGAGGACGGCGACGGTCCGGAGACGTCAACGTGGGTGGTGGGGAAGCTGAGCTGCCGAGCCCCACCACGTGCACGCAGATCGCACGCATTTCCTCCAAGCACAAGCAACGAACCGGACGCAAAACTAAAACAAATGCTAGCTAAACAAGAAGAATCGACCAAGAAGCAGGAGGCATCGTCGACGAGGAACGAACCGATGAACCGGCAAGAAGAGCATCCAAGGGATCGATCTTCCCGGTGCCGGCGTACTTACGCCACCTCGCCGCGCGCAGCTCTCGCGGGCGAACCACGGCTAGCCGGCCGCCCGTCGCCGGCGGGTCAGCGAAGAATGCTAGCTAGCTCCcacggaggagaagagaagaagagatGGCGCTACGCGAGCCTGCCCGAGGCTTATGAATGGCGGTAGTTGTAGTGGCGGCAAGCGGGACAGGAGCCCATGCCATGCATATGCATATGCATATGCATGGACGGGACGGGGCGGGAGGGAAAGCAACAGCCGGGAAAGCGAAAGCCTCGGCCTCGCTCGCTAGCTTTCCCACCCTCTTCTGTAATTACTAACTTACTCCCTCTGTtctaaattactcgtcgcagaaatgaatgtatctagaactaaaatacatctagaaaCATTTATACCTActacaagtaatttggaacggaaggagtactacGTATACGATAATCGGAAACGCCATTGCCATGGTGCTGCCATTTTCTCCGGCCGCCGTGCTGTTAGCCTCTACCTGTTGGACGTTTTCAAGGGATGCCGGGGGAGATTCCCCCTGGCGCTATTTTTAACAGTATATGCTGAAATTTTTAGGGATTAATAATAACAGTGTTACTATGTTATTGATTGAAGAGGAGAGAACAGCTTGGTGCGGCGAGGACTCCCTCTCTGGCTGGCTAGCTACCCAGGAGTAGGAGTGGTTGGTGCGGCAACCACACGCTTTCCGTTGCCCGGCCCGCACGAGCGGAGGCCGTTCCATTTGGCGCCGTTCTGGTgctgctgcctcctcctcgtccgttTCCGTTCCGGACAGCCCTGTGCGTGCTGGCCATCATAGAATCGACCATGTCATGTGGGAATTGGATGAGATGTACTACTACTAATACCAATTCTCCCATCTTTTGTTAATACTCCAGTACAGACTAACAGTATATTAATACAAGGCGGGAGAATCGTTCCTGGCACCCCAAGCCGTACAGCAGATCCGCCAAGGCCAGCTTAGGGAAATGGCCACATTTGGGCGGGTGGAACACGCGGTAATCATCCCTAGCTTGCACCGTGTGTCCACAGCTTacaaatgattgttttgatggcgATGACACGCACACACGCGATCTGCCTAACTACATGTGCCCTGCGTCCTTCTCAACAATCTAGGCCACTCTCCATCCTCGCCGCGAGCGAGCGTACGCATCGCATCCTAGGCGCGGCACCAGACGTATATTACCAGCAGGTCTATCGAGGCGAAGTGGCAGCGGCAGAGGCAGCGTCACCACGGCTGTTTGCTGGTGGCCGCGCAGCCGGAGCCGCCGAGCACCGGCCGCATCGATTCATTATTCAATGGCGATCTCCTCCCCGACCGGCAGGGGTACAGCAGCACCGGCGCCACCACGCCCCACGCCGTCGACCGGCCGGACCAGTGTCGTGCATGCGCCAGTGCCCCCACGCGCGACGGCGACGCGCGGGAGATTTCCGCGTCGCCTCGCCTCACTGGCCGTGGCCGGAATGTCCCTCGCACACGCACGCACATGCGCCTGCCCTGCCTTGACCCGGCCGGCTTGGCGTCAGCAGCCAACAACTGTCTGCTCTACGGCTTGTTTACTAGTTCTACTACCAGCTTAGTGA encodes the following:
- the LOC123105803 gene encoding EC protein I/II-like, yielding MPCDDKCGCAVPCPGGAACRCAGKKQSSGGGGAVPVNPAAVAHTTCTCGEHCSCRPCACGRLGSGDGAGRADCTCGPTCTCVVCTA
- the LOC123101757 gene encoding uncharacterized protein; translation: MAAAPSRCLLVTGPPGVGKTTLVMRVLETLRSSHPHLAVRGFYTREVRENGERVGFEVVTLDGRSGPLASSRISSPESVRWPTVGKYKVDVASLESLALPELQVKEDTDLFIIDEVGKMELFSSAFFPAVMRVMESNIPVLATIPLPRYGRDIPGVARLRNHPGADVFTLNTGNRDTMRESIYNQLSRLMQKSYVFKWCTCMTESSFVSFGSSIMYTDSITAVIACNEACAPLHLLAVLLKAESSRQSREGYGGPSRYAKVSACTCRSMRMQSCGPDTCAMDARWSWNNRRGLHGQIYKGYRGQSHPAIGDPSSLATEADCWISLKVVTMMQYLDFSQASTSKKWTANSSKRQPGQGFDAPRNSMEFAMEAPHSYGVFQEDVPYSCNSMRQYPKSSSAPIKKLIHEDASFRPNEGHKRVPSVIARLMGMDSPPMNSELTTHLDDARQEMVVARPVPTKHVSFAQQKNPVRHTAKQEVYTFDDAGDDERDILAQLTKRSNGGGGGGDGWSKPVPREHPQEEELQKFKKDFAAWQASKVWEQSRALELDSRHNVGHDEDDRCSEIVPYRYHQKDRKGRDGRHGNDAHSRRRGKEGGGASISGSRTFSLTSADDGSSARLPLSRFYYEEEEKPLSPTRIVILKPCPELSADDVDESSLGSPELMKNENNMEAFLEEVKMRLKIELEGHLAPDDRAAERWPDVPADPKQIARNIADQIRESVTKEMHHPALLRSESTRSYRSSDVQSQMDYICRDARKQLSDRLRNVLRREPEADQPPPFGSQRRRPAASTPSSSPWDEEPRPKPTSPRRDVARKGDKKIRSKEEKKRAIESSEVRSFRHGWYKNSATAAVVDSSDDAASPRNLMRSFSAPVSGNFAKFLSEGEPKVLAGARVQLKHEGHGDYYGGRPSPEEERQPKGRKDAFGIKGKVSNLRQNLGLRAKLFGKKLHSAAADESSSSFFLDDFPPMGTLVTAPSVLIHPGVLQENSTEVPPSPASWCSSPPDELMIRGGYPSPVSPLEASFGEHRSPLKPAASSSASEPGNSCLEQDQAEEIPQASSAVQDDDDDDTAEMDHPTKAFIRAVLVVAGMYGQNSGDHLSLTCQPIKPIPKWAFEQVICSTPPPEAASVHDVDHRLLFDLINEALPGAARGSTTLCVFSKWYAAPPRRASADKRLLDGLWRSVQTWLEPPSVDDDAYSVDGLIGRDMGVSPWSGVFRDDVDGIAEEMEAEILSELVDETLWDVLLNVGD